A section of the Stenotrophomonas acidaminiphila genome encodes:
- a CDS encoding tRNA (adenosine(37)-N6)-threonylcarbamoyltransferase complex transferase subunit TsaD, with amino-acid sequence MKVLGIESSCDETGVAVYDTALSGVDALRAHAVYSQIALHAEYGGVVPELASRDHVRKTLPLIRQTLDEAGIAVSELDGVAYTAGPGLVGALLVGAGVARSLAWALDVPAIGVHHMEGHLLAPLMEDDPPEPPFVALLVSGGHTQLIAVDAIGSYRLLGETLDDAAGEAFDKTAKLMGLPYPGGPQLARLAEIGTPGRFRFARPMTDRPGLDFSFSGLKTQVLLAWRDSDQSEQTRADIARGFEDAVVDTLAIKCERALEAAGCDVLVVAGGVGANKRLRAKLQDAAQRRGGRVCFPRPALCTDNGAMIAFAGALRLQAGQHSPAEVKVVPRWDMATLPPV; translated from the coding sequence ATGAAAGTCCTTGGCATCGAATCCTCCTGCGACGAGACCGGCGTGGCGGTGTACGACACCGCGCTGTCCGGCGTCGACGCCCTGCGCGCCCATGCGGTCTACAGCCAGATCGCGCTGCATGCCGAGTACGGCGGCGTGGTGCCGGAGCTGGCCAGCCGCGACCACGTGCGCAAGACCCTGCCGCTGATCCGGCAGACCCTGGACGAGGCCGGCATCGCCGTGTCCGAACTGGACGGCGTGGCCTACACCGCCGGCCCCGGGCTGGTTGGCGCGCTGCTGGTCGGCGCCGGGGTGGCGCGTTCGCTGGCCTGGGCGCTGGACGTGCCGGCCATCGGCGTGCACCACATGGAAGGCCACCTGCTGGCGCCCCTGATGGAGGACGACCCGCCGGAACCGCCGTTCGTGGCGCTGCTGGTCTCCGGCGGGCATACCCAGCTGATCGCGGTGGACGCGATCGGCAGCTATCGCCTGCTCGGCGAGACGCTGGACGACGCCGCCGGCGAAGCCTTCGACAAGACCGCCAAGCTGATGGGCCTGCCGTACCCCGGCGGGCCGCAACTGGCCAGGTTGGCCGAGATCGGCACGCCGGGGCGCTTCAGGTTCGCGCGGCCGATGACCGACCGGCCGGGGCTGGACTTCAGTTTCTCCGGGCTCAAGACCCAGGTGCTGCTGGCCTGGCGCGACAGCGACCAGAGCGAGCAGACGCGCGCCGATATCGCCCGCGGCTTCGAGGACGCGGTGGTCGATACCCTGGCGATCAAGTGCGAACGCGCGCTGGAGGCGGCCGGCTGCGACGTGCTGGTGGTGGCCGGCGGGGTCGGCGCCAACAAGCGCCTGCGGGCCAAACTGCAGGATGCGGCGCAGCGCCGCGGCGGCCGCGTGTGCTTCCCGCGCCCGGCGCTGTGCACCGACAACGGCGCGATGATCGCCTTCGCCGGCGCGCTGCGCCTGCAGGCCGGCCAGCACAGCCCGGCCGAGGTGAAGGTGGTGCCGCGCTGGGACATGGCGACCCTGCCACCGGTGTGA
- a CDS encoding glutamyl-tRNA amidotransferase, giving the protein MSLKQQLTDDMKAAMKGGDKHSLGVIRLINAAIKQKEVDERIELDDAAVIAVLDKMVKQRKDSVTQYEAANREDLAKVEREEIVVIERYLPAKLGEAEILAAINAAISETGASSAADIGKLMGVLKPLLAGQADMGLVSKLVKQALAG; this is encoded by the coding sequence ATGAGCCTGAAACAGCAACTGACCGACGACATGAAGGCCGCCATGAAGGGCGGCGACAAGCACTCCCTGGGCGTGATCCGGCTGATCAACGCGGCGATCAAGCAGAAGGAAGTAGACGAGCGCATCGAGCTGGACGACGCCGCAGTGATCGCGGTGCTGGACAAGATGGTCAAGCAGCGCAAGGACTCGGTGACCCAGTACGAGGCCGCCAATCGCGAAGACCTGGCCAAGGTCGAGCGCGAAGAGATCGTGGTGATCGAGCGCTACCTGCCGGCCAAGCTGGGCGAGGCCGAGATCCTGGCCGCGATCAACGCCGCGATCAGCGAAACCGGCGCCAGCAGCGCGGCCGACATCGGCAAGCTGATGGGCGTGCTCAAGCCGCTGCTGGCCGGCCAGGCCGACATGGGCCTGGTGTCGAAGCTGGTCAAGCAGGCGCTGGCCGGCTGA
- a CDS encoding heme A synthase: protein MNAPARPALYRNFHRLAWFALIMTASTIMFGSFVRLSDAGLSCPDWPTCYGRVTWPQTQVEAAQHVASEIRPLESHKAWREQVHRFLAGLLGVEVLALALLAARRHRRGVAQVVTASALVALAIPLYMRGEHVASSVLAIGGEVILLLAALRWSNIDLSRAAVLTLAVVIFQALLGMWTVTWLLKPIVVMGHLLGGMLMFSLLVWMAWKATHLPITLVQAPRLRWWLRAGLALLVLQIALGGWVSANYAALACGGGSASLDNFPRCVSQWWPPQNYAEGFTLWRGIGVDYEGGVLDGASRIAIQMAHRMMAVVVAVYLLVLSVRMFRLPGMRGWASALGVLVLLQVTLGVLNVKLALPLAVAVMHNGGAVCLLFVLVSLLARLRAPE, encoded by the coding sequence ATGAATGCCCCCGCGCGTCCGGCGCTGTACCGCAATTTCCACCGCCTGGCGTGGTTCGCCCTGATCATGACCGCGAGCACGATCATGTTCGGCTCGTTCGTGCGCCTGTCCGATGCCGGGCTCAGCTGCCCGGACTGGCCGACCTGCTACGGCCGCGTCACCTGGCCGCAGACCCAGGTGGAGGCCGCGCAGCACGTGGCCAGCGAGATCCGCCCGCTGGAAAGCCACAAGGCCTGGCGCGAGCAGGTGCACCGCTTCCTGGCCGGCCTGTTGGGCGTCGAGGTGCTGGCGCTGGCGCTGCTGGCCGCGCGCCGCCACCGCCGGGGCGTGGCCCAGGTGGTGACCGCCTCGGCGCTGGTGGCGCTGGCCATTCCCCTTTACATGCGCGGCGAACATGTCGCCTCCAGCGTGCTGGCGATCGGCGGCGAGGTGATCCTGCTGCTGGCGGCGCTGCGCTGGTCCAACATCGACCTGTCGCGCGCGGCGGTACTGACACTGGCGGTGGTGATCTTCCAGGCGCTGCTGGGCATGTGGACGGTGACCTGGCTGCTCAAGCCCATCGTGGTCATGGGCCACCTGCTCGGCGGCATGCTGATGTTCAGCCTGCTGGTATGGATGGCGTGGAAGGCCACGCACCTGCCGATCACCCTGGTACAGGCACCGCGCCTGCGCTGGTGGCTGCGCGCCGGGTTGGCGCTGCTGGTGCTGCAGATCGCGCTGGGCGGCTGGGTCAGCGCCAATTACGCGGCGCTGGCCTGCGGTGGCGGCAGTGCGTCGCTGGACAATTTCCCGCGCTGCGTGAGCCAGTGGTGGCCGCCGCAGAACTACGCCGAAGGCTTCACCCTGTGGCGCGGCATCGGCGTGGACTACGAAGGCGGCGTGCTCGACGGCGCCTCGCGCATCGCCATCCAGATGGCGCACCGGATGATGGCCGTGGTCGTGGCCGTGTACCTGCTGGTGCTGTCGGTGCGCATGTTCCGCCTGCCGGGCATGCGCGGCTGGGCCAGCGCGCTGGGCGTGCTGGTACTGCTGCAGGTCACCTTGGGCGTGCTCAACGTCAAGCTCGCGCTGCCGCTGGCAGTGGCGGTGATGCACAACGGCGGCGCCGTGTGCCTGTTGTTCGTGCTGGTCTCGCTGCTGGCGCGGCTGCGTGCCCCGGAGTGA
- a CDS encoding bile acid:sodium symporter, giving the protein MTRWWSRLRPDNFTLALLATVALASVLPMTGDAARGLDRFTDLAIAALFFLHGARLPRESIVAGMLHWRLHLVILACTFVLFPLLGLAFKPLAGWALTPDLYVGVLFLCALPSTVQSSIAFTSMAGGNIPAAVCAASLSSILGVFLTPLLMGLLAGSQGGMADPLHAVGAIMLQLLVPFVAGHLLRPWIARWVERQRALLRYTDQGTVLLVVYGAFGESVVEGLWHKTPVGSLLAAAGVAVVLLAIAMPGITWLARRLGFSREDEIPIVFCGSKKSLATGVPIAKVLFAGGSLGAIVLPIMIYHQLQLIVCAVVAQRYARHAP; this is encoded by the coding sequence ATGACCCGCTGGTGGTCGCGCCTGCGACCGGACAACTTCACCCTCGCCCTGCTCGCCACCGTGGCCCTGGCCAGCGTGCTGCCGATGACCGGCGATGCCGCGCGCGGGCTGGACCGCTTCACCGACCTGGCCATTGCCGCCCTGTTCTTCCTGCATGGCGCACGCCTGCCACGCGAGTCCATCGTCGCCGGCATGCTGCACTGGCGCCTGCACCTGGTCATCCTGGCCTGCACGTTCGTGCTGTTCCCGCTGCTGGGGCTGGCGTTCAAGCCGCTCGCCGGATGGGCGCTGACGCCCGACCTCTACGTCGGCGTGCTGTTCCTGTGCGCGCTGCCGTCCACGGTGCAGTCATCCATCGCGTTCACTTCGATGGCCGGCGGCAACATCCCGGCGGCGGTGTGCGCGGCCTCGCTGTCGAGCATCCTCGGTGTGTTCCTGACCCCGCTGCTGATGGGCCTGCTGGCCGGCAGCCAAGGCGGCATGGCCGATCCGCTGCACGCGGTCGGCGCGATCATGCTGCAGCTGCTGGTGCCGTTCGTCGCCGGGCACCTGCTGCGGCCGTGGATCGCGCGCTGGGTGGAGCGGCAGCGCGCGCTGCTGCGCTACACCGACCAGGGCACGGTGCTGCTGGTGGTCTATGGCGCGTTCGGCGAATCGGTGGTGGAAGGGCTGTGGCACAAGACCCCGGTGGGCTCGCTGCTCGCCGCCGCGGGGGTCGCGGTGGTGCTGCTGGCCATCGCCATGCCCGGCATCACCTGGCTGGCGCGGCGGCTGGGGTTCAGCCGCGAGGACGAGATTCCCATCGTGTTCTGCGGCTCCAAGAAGAGCCTGGCCACCGGCGTGCCGATCGCCAAGGTGCTGTTCGCCGGCGGCAGCCTCGGCGCGATCGTGCTGCCGATCATGATCTACCACCAGCTGCAGCTGATCGTCTGCGCGGTGGTGGCGCAGCGCTACGCGCGCCACGCCCCGTAG
- a CDS encoding BrkB protein, with the protein MAPLSPHMKHRLARLQQSLPAALVRRFTEADVMTQAASLAFYTLLSLAPLLVLLLWLTASLYPPAQQALVGQIGALAGHSVAEVADTVIANASAQPDLGSLAGAWSLLLLFIGATVVFAQLQAALNRIFRADLQRFDGMLGWLKKRIFSAGVVLALGFLLIVSMVATTALQVVFAHLPSLLPAVGYVSTLLLYTLGFAFLYHYLPDRPVAWRQAFGGGAITAVLFTLGRYGIGLYIANAAPGSAYGSMGTLVIMLVWVYYASVVFFAGALVTAVIDERAHARAATAMPGPGV; encoded by the coding sequence ATGGCGCCCCTGTCACCGCACATGAAGCACCGCCTGGCGCGGTTGCAGCAGAGCCTGCCGGCCGCCCTGGTCCGCCGCTTCACCGAAGCGGACGTGATGACCCAGGCGGCCTCGCTGGCGTTCTATACCCTGCTTTCGCTGGCCCCCCTGCTGGTATTGCTGCTGTGGCTGACGGCCTCGCTCTACCCGCCCGCGCAGCAGGCACTGGTCGGCCAGATCGGCGCGCTGGCCGGGCATAGCGTCGCCGAGGTCGCCGACACGGTGATCGCCAATGCCAGCGCGCAGCCCGACCTGGGCTCGCTGGCCGGCGCGTGGAGCCTGTTGCTGCTGTTCATCGGCGCCACCGTCGTGTTCGCCCAGCTGCAGGCCGCCCTGAACCGTATCTTCCGCGCCGACCTGCAGCGTTTCGACGGGATGCTGGGCTGGCTGAAGAAGCGCATCTTCTCGGCCGGGGTGGTGCTGGCCCTGGGCTTCCTGCTGATCGTGTCGATGGTCGCCACCACCGCGCTGCAGGTGGTGTTCGCGCACCTGCCGTCGCTGCTGCCGGCGGTGGGCTACGTGTCCACCCTGCTGCTCTACACCCTGGGCTTCGCGTTCCTCTACCACTACCTGCCCGACCGCCCGGTGGCGTGGCGCCAGGCCTTCGGCGGCGGCGCCATCACCGCGGTGCTGTTCACCCTGGGCCGCTACGGCATCGGCCTGTACATCGCCAACGCCGCGCCCGGCAGTGCCTATGGCTCAATGGGCACCCTGGTGATCATGCTGGTCTGGGTGTACTACGCCAGCGTGGTGTTCTTCGCCGGCGCCCTGGTCACCGCGGTCATCGACGAACGCGCGCATGCGCGCGCGGCCACGGCCATGCCCGGGCCGGGCGTCTAG
- a CDS encoding cytochrome c oxidase subunit I produces MANSAVGHSDHHGHQQGFFERWFFSTNHKDIGTLYLLFSFLMFIIGAFMSVLIRWELMEPGLQHMKPEFFNQMTTVHALVMIFGGVMPAFVGLANWMIPLQIGAPDMALPRMNNWSFWLLPVAFTLLLLTLFLPGGAPAGGWTMYPPLSLQGGYNVAFSVFAIHVAGISSIMGAINIIATVLNMRAPGIDLLKMPIFCWTWLITAFLLIAVMPVLAGAVTMLLTDKFFGTSFFNAAGGGDPVMYQHIFWFFGHPEVYIMILPAFGVISEIIPTFSRKPLFGYQAMVYATAAIAFLSFIVWAHHMFTVGMPLGGEIYFMFATMLISIPTGVKVFNWVSTMWKGALTFETPMLFSIAFVVLFSIGGFSGLMLAIVPADFQYHDTYFVVAHFHYVLVTGAVLALIAAVYYWWPKWTGRMYNEFWGKVHFWWTMVFVNLLFFPQHFLGLAGMPRRIPDYNPVFADWNLVSSIGAFGMFVTPFLMAAILLSSLRSGQRAEARAWESAKGLEWTVPSPAPAHTFTVPPVIRPGDLAHDDVTH; encoded by the coding sequence ATGGCGAACTCCGCAGTGGGCCACTCCGACCATCACGGCCACCAGCAAGGCTTCTTCGAGCGTTGGTTCTTTTCGACCAACCACAAGGACATCGGTACGCTGTACCTGCTTTTCAGCTTCCTGATGTTCATCATCGGCGCCTTCATGTCGGTGCTGATCCGCTGGGAGCTGATGGAGCCCGGGCTTCAGCACATGAAGCCGGAATTCTTCAACCAGATGACCACCGTGCACGCGCTGGTGATGATCTTCGGCGGGGTGATGCCGGCCTTCGTGGGCCTGGCCAACTGGATGATCCCGCTGCAGATCGGCGCGCCGGACATGGCCCTGCCGCGCATGAACAACTGGTCGTTCTGGCTGCTGCCGGTGGCATTCACGCTGCTGCTGCTGACCCTGTTCCTGCCCGGCGGCGCGCCCGCCGGCGGCTGGACCATGTACCCGCCGCTGTCGCTGCAGGGCGGCTACAACGTCGCCTTCAGCGTGTTCGCCATCCACGTGGCCGGCATCAGTTCGATCATGGGCGCGATCAACATCATCGCCACCGTGCTCAACATGCGCGCCCCGGGCATCGACCTGCTGAAGATGCCGATCTTCTGCTGGACCTGGCTGATCACCGCGTTCCTGCTGATCGCGGTGATGCCGGTGCTGGCCGGCGCGGTGACCATGCTGCTGACCGACAAGTTCTTCGGCACCAGCTTCTTCAATGCCGCCGGCGGCGGCGACCCGGTGATGTACCAGCACATCTTCTGGTTCTTCGGGCATCCCGAGGTCTACATCATGATCCTGCCGGCGTTCGGCGTGATCAGCGAGATCATCCCCACCTTCAGCCGCAAGCCGCTGTTCGGCTACCAGGCGATGGTGTACGCCACCGCGGCCATCGCATTCCTGTCGTTCATCGTGTGGGCGCACCACATGTTCACGGTGGGCATGCCGCTGGGCGGCGAGATCTACTTCATGTTCGCCACCATGCTGATCTCGATCCCGACCGGCGTGAAGGTGTTCAACTGGGTCAGCACGATGTGGAAGGGCGCGCTGACGTTCGAGACCCCGATGCTGTTCTCCATCGCCTTCGTGGTGCTGTTCAGCATCGGCGGCTTCTCCGGCCTGATGCTGGCCATCGTGCCGGCCGACTTCCAGTACCACGACACCTATTTCGTGGTGGCGCACTTCCACTACGTGCTGGTCACCGGCGCGGTGCTGGCGCTGATCGCGGCGGTCTACTACTGGTGGCCGAAGTGGACCGGGCGCATGTACAACGAGTTCTGGGGCAAGGTGCATTTCTGGTGGACGATGGTGTTCGTCAACCTGCTGTTCTTCCCGCAGCACTTCCTCGGCCTGGCCGGCATGCCGCGCCGCATCCCCGACTACAACCCGGTGTTCGCCGACTGGAACCTGGTCAGCTCGATCGGTGCATTCGGCATGTTCGTCACCCCGTTCCTGATGGCCGCCATCCTGCTGTCGTCGCTGCGCAGCGGCCAGCGCGCCGAAGCGCGCGCCTGGGAAAGCGCCAAGGGCCTGGAGTGGACCGTGCCGTCGCCGGCGCCGGCGCATACCTTCACCGTGCCGCCGGTGATCCGGCCGGGTGACCTGGCCCACGACGACGTGACCCATTGA
- a CDS encoding protoheme IX farnesyltransferase, producing MSTTLRDYWDLTKPKVVALIVFTALVGMFLAIPGWPTAAQALTGAVAFIGIWLSAGAAAAINQLLDARIDAQMARTSWRPLVVGKVTPRQVLVFAGALTALSMTILVLWVNVITAVLTFASLIGYAVVYTVYLKRATSQNIVIGGLAGATPPLLGWAAVTGMQGGSDWAYASLLVLIIFVWTPPHFWALAIFRRADYAKAAVPMLPVTHGVAHTRRQILFYSVVLVVVTLLPVALGMSGVFYLGGATVLNLVFLWYAWKMQDPPDEMFNMQMFGYSVVYLMALFAFLLVDHWLLPWL from the coding sequence ATGAGTACGACGTTGCGTGATTACTGGGACCTGACCAAGCCCAAGGTGGTGGCCCTGATCGTGTTCACCGCGCTGGTGGGCATGTTCCTGGCGATCCCCGGCTGGCCGACCGCCGCGCAGGCGCTGACCGGCGCGGTGGCCTTCATCGGCATCTGGCTCTCGGCGGGCGCCGCCGCGGCGATCAACCAGCTGCTGGATGCGCGCATCGACGCGCAGATGGCGCGCACCTCGTGGCGGCCGCTGGTGGTGGGCAAGGTGACCCCGCGGCAGGTGCTGGTGTTCGCTGGCGCACTGACCGCGCTGTCGATGACCATCCTGGTGCTGTGGGTGAACGTGATCACCGCGGTGCTGACCTTCGCCTCGCTGATCGGTTACGCGGTGGTCTACACCGTGTACCTGAAGCGGGCGACGTCGCAGAACATCGTCATCGGCGGCCTCGCCGGCGCGACCCCGCCACTGCTCGGCTGGGCGGCGGTGACCGGCATGCAGGGGGGCTCCGACTGGGCCTACGCCTCGCTGCTGGTGCTGATCATCTTCGTGTGGACGCCGCCGCATTTCTGGGCGCTGGCGATCTTCCGCCGCGCCGACTACGCCAAGGCCGCGGTGCCGATGCTGCCGGTCACCCATGGCGTGGCGCACACCCGCCGGCAGATCCTGTTCTATTCGGTGGTGCTGGTGGTGGTGACCCTGCTGCCGGTGGCGCTGGGCATGAGCGGGGTGTTCTATCTCGGCGGCGCCACCGTGCTGAACCTGGTGTTCCTGTGGTACGCGTGGAAGATGCAGGATCCGCCGGACGAGATGTTCAACATGCAGATGTTCGGCTACTCGGTGGTCTACCTGATGGCGCTGTTCGCCTTCCTGCTGGTGGACCACTGGCTGCTGCCCTGGCTTTGA
- a CDS encoding cytochrome c oxidase subunit 3, which yields MAHNTPDANVYFVPSQSRWPFVGSISMLVLMVGVASWLNDASWGRWAFFVGLAMLVFTLFLWFGDVIRESVGGNYNRQVDGSFRMGMVWFIFSEVMFFGAFFGALFYTRVYGLPWLGGEGHGVATNEILWDGYSAAWPTNGPGGIGGMFQTIPAWGLPLVNTLILLSSGATLTIAHHALKAGNRRQLLIWLGATVLLGCVFLFFQAEEYMHAYGELNLTLGSGIYGSTFFMLTGFHGAHVALGTIMLIVMWLRSAKGHFTRDNHFGFEAAAWYWHFVDVVWLMLFLFVYVL from the coding sequence ATGGCCCATAACACGCCTGATGCCAACGTCTACTTCGTGCCGAGCCAGAGTCGCTGGCCCTTCGTCGGCTCGATTTCCATGCTGGTGCTGATGGTCGGAGTGGCCAGCTGGCTCAACGACGCCAGTTGGGGCCGCTGGGCCTTCTTCGTGGGCCTGGCGATGCTGGTGTTCACCTTGTTCCTGTGGTTCGGCGACGTCATCCGCGAGTCGGTCGGCGGCAACTACAACCGCCAGGTCGATGGCTCGTTCCGCATGGGGATGGTCTGGTTCATCTTCTCGGAAGTGATGTTCTTCGGCGCCTTCTTCGGCGCGCTGTTCTATACCCGCGTCTATGGCCTGCCCTGGCTGGGCGGCGAGGGCCACGGCGTGGCGACCAACGAAATCCTCTGGGACGGCTATTCGGCGGCTTGGCCGACCAACGGCCCCGGCGGCATCGGCGGTATGTTCCAGACCATCCCGGCGTGGGGCCTGCCGCTGGTCAATACGCTGATCCTGCTGAGCTCCGGCGCGACCCTGACCATCGCCCACCACGCGCTCAAGGCCGGCAACCGCCGGCAGCTGCTGATCTGGCTGGGCGCCACCGTGCTGCTGGGCTGCGTGTTCCTGTTCTTCCAGGCCGAGGAATACATGCATGCCTACGGCGAGCTCAACCTGACCCTGGGCTCGGGCATCTATGGCTCGACCTTCTTCATGCTCACCGGGTTCCATGGTGCGCACGTGGCGCTGGGCACGATCATGCTGATCGTGATGTGGCTGCGCTCGGCCAAGGGGCACTTCACCCGCGACAACCATTTCGGCTTTGAGGCCGCGGCGTGGTACTGGCACTTCGTCGACGTGGTGTGGCTGATGCTGTTCCTGTTCGTCTACGTGCTGTAA
- a CDS encoding cytochrome c oxidase assembly protein: protein MPAPRPERNAGIVRLLGVALGVFVLTFSLVPLYRIACEKVFGVRLERGASQAAASASATGRRLVRVEFDGGVNSKLPWAFHPEKLTMDVVPGELNEALYFARNDSDHALVGSAVPSVAPARASGYFNKTECFCFTAQTLQAGEQREMPVRFIVDPDLPADVRTITLSYTFFKNDALTAQLAPASAGGSSHAAP from the coding sequence ATGCCCGCGCCCCGGCCCGAACGCAATGCCGGCATCGTCCGGCTGCTCGGCGTGGCGCTGGGCGTGTTCGTGCTGACCTTCTCGCTGGTGCCGCTGTACCGCATCGCCTGTGAGAAGGTGTTCGGCGTGCGCCTTGAGCGTGGCGCCAGCCAGGCCGCCGCGTCCGCATCCGCCACCGGCAGGCGCCTGGTGCGGGTGGAGTTCGATGGCGGGGTCAATTCCAAGCTGCCGTGGGCGTTCCATCCGGAAAAGCTAACCATGGACGTGGTGCCGGGCGAGCTGAACGAGGCGCTGTACTTCGCCCGCAACGACAGCGACCACGCGCTGGTCGGCAGCGCCGTGCCCTCGGTGGCGCCGGCGCGCGCGTCGGGCTATTTCAACAAGACCGAGTGCTTCTGTTTCACCGCGCAGACCCTGCAGGCCGGCGAGCAGCGCGAGATGCCGGTGCGTTTCATCGTCGATCCGGACCTGCCCGCAGACGTCCGCACGATCACCCTGTCCTACACCTTCTTCAAGAATGACGCGCTGACGGCGCAGCTGGCACCGGCTTCGGCCGGCGGCTCGTCGCACGCGGCCCCCTGA
- a CDS encoding 30S ribosomal protein S21: MPSVKVRENEPFEFALRRFKRTCEKAGVLAETRKREFYEKPTQERKRKAAAAVKRQLRRSSRDVTKRQRLY; the protein is encoded by the coding sequence ATGCCCAGCGTCAAAGTCCGCGAGAACGAACCTTTCGAGTTTGCGCTCCGCCGCTTCAAGCGCACCTGCGAAAAGGCCGGCGTGCTGGCCGAGACCCGCAAGCGCGAGTTCTACGAAAAGCCGACCCAGGAACGCAAGCGCAAGGCTGCTGCTGCCGTGAAGCGCCAGCTGCGTCGTTCCTCGCGCGACGTCACCAAGCGTCAGCGCCTGTACTGA
- a CDS encoding DNA primase, whose product MARIPDAFIDDLLARSDIVEVVGSRVPLKRQGKEYAARCPFHDERSASFTVSPTKQFYHCFGCGAHGTAISFLMNYDRLEFLDAVEELAKRAGMEVPRDAHPRSPQQQDDSRDQYSALDAAARFFQKQLEGSEKALAYLDGRGVDADTRARFCIGYAPDGYSALKDALGKDERRMKLLDRVGLFSKNDRGHVYDKFRDRVMFPIFDRRGRVIAFGGRVMQKDDGPKYLNSPETALFHKGRELYGLWQVRQANQKIERLIVVEGYMDVVSLFQFGVTQAVATLGTATTPDHAELLFRNAPDVYFCFDGDAAGRRAAWRALESVLPRMKDGRQAFFLFLPDGEDPDTIVRKEGADAFDARLKQATPLSQFFFDELTREINLGTLDGKARLAERARPMLAQIPDGAFGDLMKQELQRLTGIGRAPAGTAAAPVRRAAAAPVQKRSLVRAAIALLLQQPSLALSLEGHHAIAGLRLPGIELLLELLELVQQRPDISTGALLEHFDGREEQAALHRLAAVALPGDEASWTQELHDAIVQLEKQLLQQRLDELQAKQRQQGLDETDKFELRELLKARATMR is encoded by the coding sequence ATGGCCCGAATCCCCGACGCGTTCATCGACGACCTGCTCGCCCGCTCCGATATCGTCGAAGTGGTGGGTTCGCGCGTGCCGCTCAAGCGCCAGGGCAAGGAATACGCGGCGCGCTGCCCGTTCCACGACGAGCGTTCGGCCTCGTTCACGGTGTCGCCGACCAAGCAGTTCTACCACTGCTTCGGCTGCGGCGCGCACGGCACCGCGATCAGCTTCCTGATGAACTACGACCGCCTCGAGTTCCTCGACGCGGTGGAGGAACTGGCCAAGCGCGCCGGCATGGAGGTGCCGCGCGACGCCCACCCGCGCAGCCCGCAGCAGCAGGATGACAGCCGCGACCAGTACTCGGCGCTCGACGCCGCCGCGCGCTTCTTCCAGAAGCAACTGGAGGGCAGCGAAAAGGCGCTGGCCTACCTCGATGGCCGCGGCGTGGACGCCGATACCCGCGCACGCTTTTGCATCGGTTATGCGCCGGACGGCTACAGCGCGCTGAAGGACGCGCTGGGCAAGGACGAGCGGCGGATGAAGCTGCTCGACCGCGTCGGGCTGTTCTCCAAGAACGACCGCGGCCATGTCTACGACAAGTTCCGCGACCGGGTGATGTTCCCGATCTTCGACCGCCGCGGCCGGGTCATCGCCTTCGGCGGCCGGGTCATGCAGAAGGACGACGGCCCCAAGTACCTCAACTCGCCCGAGACCGCGCTGTTCCACAAGGGCCGCGAGTTGTACGGGTTGTGGCAGGTGCGCCAGGCCAACCAGAAGATCGAGCGGCTGATCGTGGTCGAGGGCTACATGGACGTGGTCAGCCTGTTCCAGTTCGGCGTCACCCAGGCGGTGGCGACGCTGGGTACCGCGACCACGCCCGACCATGCCGAGCTGCTGTTCCGCAATGCGCCGGACGTGTACTTCTGCTTCGACGGCGACGCCGCCGGCCGCCGCGCGGCGTGGCGCGCGCTGGAGTCGGTGCTGCCGCGGATGAAGGACGGGCGCCAGGCGTTCTTCCTGTTCCTGCCCGACGGCGAGGATCCGGACACCATCGTGCGCAAGGAAGGCGCCGACGCCTTCGACGCGCGCCTGAAGCAGGCCACGCCGCTGTCGCAGTTCTTCTTCGACGAGCTCACCCGCGAGATCAACCTGGGCACGCTGGACGGCAAGGCGCGCCTGGCCGAGCGCGCCAGGCCGATGCTGGCGCAGATTCCCGACGGCGCCTTCGGCGACCTGATGAAGCAGGAGCTGCAGCGCCTGACCGGCATCGGCCGCGCGCCCGCCGGCACCGCCGCCGCGCCCGTGCGCCGCGCGGCGGCCGCACCGGTGCAGAAGCGCAGCCTGGTGCGCGCGGCCATTGCCCTCCTGCTGCAGCAACCCTCGCTGGCGCTGAGCCTGGAAGGCCACCATGCCATCGCCGGCCTGCGCCTGCCCGGCATTGAACTGCTGCTGGAACTGCTGGAGCTGGTGCAGCAGCGCCCGGACATCAGCACCGGCGCGCTGCTGGAGCATTTCGATGGCCGCGAGGAACAGGCCGCGCTGCATCGGCTGGCCGCCGTCGCCCTGCCCGGCGACGAGGCCAGCTGGACCCAGGAGCTGCACGACGCCATCGTGCAGCTGGAGAAGCAGCTGCTGCAGCAGCGGCTGGACGAGCTGCAGGCCAAGCAGCGCCAGCAGGGCCTGGACGAGACCGACAAGTTCGAACTGCGCGAGCTGCTCAAGGCGCGCGCGACGATGCGCTGA